A single genomic interval of Osmerus eperlanus chromosome 14, fOsmEpe2.1, whole genome shotgun sequence harbors:
- the LOC134034013 gene encoding integumentary mucin C.1-like: TTTTADPTTTTAAPTTTTAASTTTTTAPTSTDAPTTPTAAPTSTDAPTTTTAAPTTTTAAAPTTSTDALTTTTNVPASTTTALTSTDSPTTTTAAPTITTASAATTTAVPETTTAAPITSTAAPTTTTNVPASTTTALTSTDSPTTPTAAPTSTDAPTTTTAAPTTTTAGPTTTTASAATTDVPSTTTAAPTTTTADSATTTAAPTT, encoded by the exons acaacaaccactgctgatcctacaacaaccacagctgctcctacaacaaccacagctgcttctacaacaaccacaacagcaccaacatcaacagatgctccgacaacacccacagcagctccaacatcaacagatgcacctacaacaaccacagctgctcctacaacaaccacagctg cagctcctaCAACAAGCACAGATGCTCtgacaacaaccacaaatgtcccagcatcaaccacaacagcactaacatcaacagattcacctacaacaaccactgctgctcctacaataaccacagctagtgccgcaacaaccacagctgtcccagaaacaacaacagctgctcctataacatccacagctgctcctacaacaaccacaaatgtcccagcatcaaccacaacagcactaacatcaacagatagtcctacaacacccacagcagctccaacatcaacagatgcacctacaacaaccacagctgctcctacaacaaccacagctggtcctacaacaaccacagccagtgctgcaaccacagatgtcccatcaacaaccacggcagctcctacaacaaccacagctgattctgcaacaaccacagcggctcctacaaca